One Rhipicephalus microplus isolate Deutch F79 chromosome 4, USDA_Rmic, whole genome shotgun sequence genomic window carries:
- the LOC142814034 gene encoding disintegrin and metalloproteinase domain-containing protein 10-like: protein MTACNKNTQVCLSGECKGSVCEKYGLLECFRKAEGLSISEQCLLTCQAPGSKECKVACAFPIMASHCGAKLQPGSPCNDMRGYCDIFHKCRHVEPRGFLTRLQGFFLGGQSVDTLYEFVAHHPFTACIVVLGSSWFMVLVFRCFAVHTHSSNPLKQPPFKLKDTLRHPIQSLVTVSVSRSDERAKTKHCL, encoded by the exons ATGACGGCGTGCAACAAGAACACCCAAGTGTGCCTGTCGGGTGAATGCAAGGGCTCCGTCTGCGAGAAGTACGGACTATTGGAGTGCTTCCGCAAGGCCGAGGGACTGAGCATATCGGAGCAGTGCCTCCTCACCTGTCAGGCGCCCG GTTCTAAAGAGTGCAAAGTGGCGTGCGCGTTCCCGATCATGGCCAGCCACTGCGGGGCCAAACTGCAACCCGGATCCCCGTGCAACGACATGCGCGGATACTGTGACATCTTTCACAAGTGCCGCCATGTCGAACCGCGCGGTTTCCTGACGCGGCTGCAGGGCTTCTTCCTGGGAGGGCAGTCAGTCGACACCCTGTACGAGTTCGTCGCT CACCACCCGTTCACCGCGTGCATCGTGGTCCTCGGCTCGTCGTGGTTCATGGTACTCGTGTTCCGCTGCTTCGCAGTGCACACACACAGCAGCAATCCTCTGAAGCAGCCGCCGTTCAAGCTGAAGGACACACTGCGGCACCCCATTCAGAGCCTCGTCACCGTGAGTGTCTCGCGCAGTGATGAGCGCGCCAAGACGAAGCATTGCTTATAG